CCGGCGGGGCGGCGCCGCGCTGGGCCGCGccgggagggaagggagggggggtGCGGAAAGTCCCTGGAGCGGCGCCAGGGAGAGGCGGCGCCAGGGAGAGGCGGCTCCCGCGGCCGCGGAAAGCCCCGGCTTGCGACACCCGCGCGTgacccggcccggcccggcccgccgggCGCGGGGCTTAGCCTGGCGTCGGGGGGGTTAACGCGTGTCGCTTAATTcgtccttttttcccccccgcAGTTTTCTCCACTTGGCCATTATTCACGAGGAAAAAGCGCTGAGCCTGGAGGTGATCCAGCAGGCAGCCGGTGACCGGGCTTTCCTGAACTTCCAGAACAACCTCAGCCAGGTACTTTCACCTCGATAGCCCCAAATCCGGATCAGCCCCTGCCACACCCACACACTTCTTCTGGggaattccccccaaaaagtccctttaattttttttttttttgtttttgttttaattgatGGAATCAGTTGAATCAAAGCCTATGTTCAGGAAAGTCCCCAGCTAGCTCCAGCTGGTGTTGGTACAATGTTTCCTCTCCCCTGAGAGGGTGGCATTTAACGCccacatttttcaaatatgatGCCATGGGTTGCATCCCTCTTTATGGAGATGTTAATGATACCCTTCATACCAGCTGGCGGTTGGTTTATCCAGAGAGCCCAAAGTTCATCACTTCCAGATGAATGGGCAACTATACAACAACTTGGGAAGCATGAAGAACTGAGTTCTGTGTGTGCtttcatgcttttatttgttgGCACAAATCACAAAGTGAACAAGAGGTCTGCTTGTCTAGATGTTGGTGCCAAGTTTGTGGTGTAACTCACAATCTGCTTTTGCTCTTACATTTGCAGACTCCTCTTCACCTGGCAGTGATAACTGATCAGCCTGAAATTGCTGAGCATCTTCTGAAGGCCGGATGCGACCTGGAAATCAGGGACTTCCGAGGAAACACCCCCCTGCACATCGCCTGCCAGCAGGGCTCCCTCAGGAGCGTCAGCGTGCTCACGCAGTACTGCCAGGCACACCACCTCCTCGCTGTCCTGCAGGCAGCCAACTACAACGGTACGGCCACACTCCTGAACACTTGGGCTTGGTGTGCTGCGCTGAGGGTAGGGTCAGTCTCCTGTGATCTCAAAGATCTCCCGAGAGGTGGAGAAGGATTATTATGTCCCATTTGAGAGTTGAGGAGCCCAAAGCATACAGCAGTGTCTGACTTTTTTGAAATGCACTGTCTTAGAGGCCTTCTCACTGTTGATTGTAGTCTCTCGTGGCTTTGAACTTCGCATTTTTAGTGAGTGCCTTTGCCGTGCtcctccttttttgtttgtaataAGTTGCACTCAAACACTGGAATAAAGCCTCCAAGAAATCTTTTCACAATCCAACACTTCTATTTATACTGGAAGCTAGAAAGCTCTTCTGGAAAACACCCTTTTGCCGTTAACGAATTGCAAATTTAGATATCATCCTGGCCTATCATCTTGACTTTTAAGTAATGATGAGGCATTGAGTTAGACTCACTcaagtttttcctttgtttgtgtCTTCCAGGACATACATGTCTTCATTTAGCATCTATCCAAGGATACCTGGCTATTGTTGAGTATCTGCTGTCCTTGGGAGCAGATGTAAATGCACAGGTATGTAATGTGTACCATGAATTTAACTGAGTGGGGCTCTTAATCAGTAGATTGGAATCAACAGTAATCTTAAGAAACAGCAGATCTGACAATGGCTCTGCGTCTCCTAACACGCCGAACCTTACGCTGTTTTCACGCAGGAGCCATGCAATGGCAGAACAGCACTACATTTGGCAGTCGATCTGCAGAATTCAGAACTCGTGTCGCTTCTGGTGAAACATGGGGCAGACGTGAACAAAGTGACCTATCAGGGCTATTCTCCCTATCAACTCACATGGGGCAGAGACAACTCAAGCATACAGGAACAGCTGAAGCAGCTGACCACAGCTGACCTGCAGATGTTGCCAGAAAGTGAGGATGAAGAGAGCAGTGAATCGGAGCCTGAGTTCACGGAGGATGAAGTAAGtagctgttttcatttttacaagAGAAAGGGGGAAATCCTGTTCTGTGCAGGGTATTTTTTGGTGTCACTCTGATAGCTTGCCCCAGTGACCTCTTGCTGTGTAACAGATAGCTATACCAAAGATTATGCAATCAGCAAAATGGCAGATGAGGCAAGCATGTAAACAGAGTAAGaataaaatgtggaaaatagCATGAGGGAATGGAGGTTAACTTCATGCAACGGTTCTCTGAACACAGTTCTGTTGCTGACAAAGAACCTCATGAGAGAAAGTTCAAGTTAGTGGGTGGTTTTCTTCTCCCtaggatttgtttttctgacaTTCCGAGTGCTGCATTAAATGGCATATGTAATCATTTTGGTGTAGAAACTTTATACACTGCTGAAGAATTTGTATGTAGAATTTGGCTGTTAACCCAGAGTGGATATGATACTTTAAGTAAGATTTTTGCATTAAcagcattttgggtttttttttcttgcagcttATATATGATGACTGCCTTATTGGAGGACGACAACTGGCATTTTAAAGCAGAGCTTTCTCTGAAAAGAAGTGACTGTATACATATGTGTAGAAAAAGGACTGACTTTCTTCACCTAAAAAGAAAGTCACAATGtggagggaaaaaggaggagggaacTACTACACTGCCcagcaaggagaaggagcaCATAATTGTAACAGGACAGTTCCGGGATCTCCCTTGTGTTTAAATACAAGAGTGTGATGTGTAACATCAGTACAGATCTGTGATTATTCACACCACCTGATAAAGAGCCACATAGCCAGTCTTCACAGCCCTGCAAAGGTAACAGACTACACATCCAACCTGCTCATTACAGGGAGCTTTCTTGTGGCATCAGGTACTACGGGGAGCAAGTGACCTTTCGTGGCAAGTTGGACTCATGCCAACCCCCCTTTTCAGAGACTCTACGTTCATTTGTGCTGGGCTGGTGGCAATCCCTGTCCTTTCTGACTGACCTCAGTGAGGCTTCCCGAGTGGAGGAGTCAGACCAAGGGACTGGTGCCATCTTGGCTCTTAGGCAAAAGTAGCAATAATGTTAACTGTGGGCATTGGAAAAGTGT
This portion of the Vidua chalybeata isolate OUT-0048 chromosome 6, bVidCha1 merged haplotype, whole genome shotgun sequence genome encodes:
- the NFKBIA gene encoding NF-kappa-B inhibitor alpha, which produces MIAARRAAEPPAMDGYEHPKKERQGAFPLDDRHDSGLDSMKEEEYRQLVKELEDIRLQPREPPAWAQQLTEDGDTFLHLAIIHEEKALSLEVIQQAAGDRAFLNFQNNLSQTPLHLAVITDQPEIAEHLLKAGCDLEIRDFRGNTPLHIACQQGSLRSVSVLTQYCQAHHLLAVLQAANYNGHTCLHLASIQGYLAIVEYLLSLGADVNAQEPCNGRTALHLAVDLQNSELVSLLVKHGADVNKVTYQGYSPYQLTWGRDNSSIQEQLKQLTTADLQMLPESEDEESSESEPEFTEDELIYDDCLIGGRQLAF